TCCCTCGCCCACTTGGTGCCATGGGGCTAGACCCCAGTGGGAGCAGGGCTATGGCTCCTCCAGCAGCGCCCGGCATGCCCCAGCGTCTGCCAGCCCAGCTGCGGGGAGCTGCCCCCGGGTGGGTATTTGACGGGAGTGTCTGGTATTTAACCACCTGGCCTGGGGCTGAGACACGGCCCCTCAGCTGCtctgcaggtgggggaggggggcctttCCCTCgccttcctgggctttggatcaggctccccCCTGCAGGTAAAGCTACCCCCAGACTCCAGTGCCCCTCATTTCGCACAGGGCATCAGCTGATCTGTTCCCAGCCACCTGGGAGCCAATCAGAGAGCGATGCCCAGGAGATTGAGAGGCCCACGCCCTGCTAGCCTGAGGGGGCACCAGTTGCTGCAAAGCAGCTGGGCCGGGTGAGGCTGGGCACCAATGCTGAGCGAGGAGTGGGCAGTGCCAGCCGGGGGAGCGGGGAGCCCTGCGCTGGGATTCCTGATGGCAGCGCCACCCGCAGCCCCAGACGCACTGCAGAAAGCCGGGAATCGGCAGCTCTTGCGGCTGCCGAAGGCCCAGGGCATGGAGCGGGAGTGTCCCGGCGGGAAGCAGCGCTGGGTTCACAAGTCGGTGGGTTcacggggggggcggggtttgcaTTCCCGGTGGTCTGTGTGATGTCCAAGCGCAGGCGTGAGTGGTGGGGGAGGatgtggctgggggtgcagggtgttggggggctgggtgtgtgcgAGGTAGCACAGGGTGATCCAGGGGAGCCCCCCAATACCAGCCCCTAAGTGGAGCTCTGACCCCTTTGATCGCAGCCCCCTGGGCGCCCAGAGGCTGGTACACGGCACCAGGGctcctgacgtccgtctgcccctctTTGCAGGGCTCCCCTGGGCGGCTGAGGATGCCCTGCACCCAAGCGGCCCCCCGCCACTGAGCCGCACTGCTTCAGCAGCACCCCCCGTGGCAAGCAGGGCCTGGCGAGCGCCCGCTGCTGGAGAGCCAGAGTGGGCAGGGCCGCGCCATGTAGCGCTCACGGGAGCCACCGGCATGGAGCTGATCACGGCGGAGTCCCCGGCCCGGCTGGTCCGGCTCTACCGTGAGTATCACAACAACGAGCTGATCTCGCTGCATTACAACTACACGGGGAAGCTGCAGGCCAGCAGCAAGTACAAGGGCGGCCTGAAGGCTGATGCGGTGGCGTTCCTGGCCATCTGCGCCCTCATCGTGCTGGAGAACCTGGTGGTGCTGCTGGCCATCTGGAGGAACAAGAAGTTCCACTCACCCATGTTCTACCTACTGGGCAACCTGACCCTGTCGGACCTGCTGGCCGGCCTGGCCTACACCGCCAATATCGCCATGTCGGGCGCCAACACCCTCCAGCTCACCCCACTGCTGTGGTTCCTCCGGGAGGGGGGCGTCTTCATCACGCTGGCCGCCTCCGTCTTCAGCCTGCTGGCCATCGCCATCGAGCGGCACATCACCATGAGCCGCATGAGGCTGTACCACAGCGACAAGAAGGGCCGCATGTTCCTGCTGGTGGGGGCCACCTGGGCGACTTCGgtgctgctgggggtgctgcccaTCATGGGCTGGAACTGCCTGGACAGCCTGGCTGACTGCTCCACCGTCCTGCCGCTCTTCTCCAAGAGCTACATCCTCTTCTGCATCACCGTCTTCCTGGCCATCCTGGTGTCCATCACGGTGCTCTACGCCCGCGTCTTCCGCATGGTCAAGGGCCACAGCCCGCGGCTGGGCAGCCTGCGCAAAGGGATGCTGAAGCGCTCGCAGAAGTACATGGCCCTGCTCAAGACGGTCACCATCGTGGTGGGGACTTTTGTGGCCTGCTGGCTGcccctcttcctgctgctgctgctggatgtGTGGTGCAAGGCTCAGGCCTGCGGTGTGCTCTACAAGGCCGACTACTTCCTCGGCTTGGCCATGATCAACTCCCTCCTCAACCCCATCATCTACACGCTGACCAGCAAGGACATGCGCCGGGCCATCCTCAAGCTGCTCTGCTGCCTGCTGGTGGGGCCAGCCGAGGACGGCCCGGCCCAGCGCTTCGGGATCCCCATCCTGGAGTGCAGCaccagcaagtcagagcgctcgTCCCACCGGCCTGAGGGGCTCGAGACCAGCCTGTCCACGGGCAACGGGACGCCCACCCCCGTCAAGGTGCTGGTGCCCAGTGCCGGGGactgagccctctgccccccaccggGGTAGGAGCGCGGCATGGGCCGGGGGAAGAGCTGGGACAGGCACCCCCTGAGACTTGGaatggctggagccctggctgcctgggaggCGAGGGACCCCCGCAGGGAGCCAAGTGTGCCCACCAGAGGGCCGCAGCCCAggggtgccccctgctggcctggTCTGTACGAAGCTCGTTGCTGGTCCGGGCAGCATATCTGTACGGCGCACAGTGTTAACACCTGCGGGCCCAAATCGGCTCAGACAAGCTGCCATAGGGCGACCAGacgtcctgattttatagggacagtcctggttttttgggtctttttctcatataggctcctattacctcccaccccctgtcctggtttttcacgcttgctgtctggtcaccctaagctgcCATCCCCCCACAAGTGATCCAGTACACCCCCCCGGTGCAGAGCCCATCCCAGATCTTGTGCCCCATGCGGCCCCCCCCGTGGCCAGCACAGACCAGATTACaacccctgtgccccctcccagagGCTCAGCACAGCCCACTTCCCACTCCGGTGACCCAGTACCCTAgatccccccatccccagcacagACTGGCCCCCCATGCGCTGCGTGGGGGCTCTCTGGACAGGTCCTGCGCTCCCCTCACTCGTGGTAAATTAAGGCCTCTAGGGGCgccttgttgatttttttaacagTTTGTAATAAAAAGCTTCCTTGGAGCTCCCTGTCCTGTCCTGCCCCCCTTAACCCCTTCCCTGCCGGCACTTCCTGTGTGGGCAGAGCCACGGCACCAGGTCCCCGGGGGGCAGCTGTGAATTGGTTTCTGTTGCGGGGGGGGAGGGTACGACGATTTGGGGCACCCCAGTGTGGGGGTAGGGGCACTAGGTATCCAGTGTGGGGGTGAGCTCAGTGTGCTGGGTCTCAGTGGGCTGCATCTGAATGGGGCCCGGAGGCCAAGTCACCCCATGGAGCAGCTGAGCATggcggggggaagaagggggaattGCCCAGGCAGTGACCCTGGCATGGTCggcacaggggtggggggcagccgaGGCAGGACACAATGCCGTTTCCTCAGGAAACCATCTCTCCTTGCGTGCTCTGCTTTGGAGATGGAACCTGGTGCTCCATGCTGTATCCCGACCTTGCCacagctgggggctgtggggaaaggctccCCATGGCTCCCCAGCGGCATGTGTTTCTAGGCCCCTGAGGGAGTCTTGGATCGGGGAGGAGAGCCCCCATGTGTGGGGTGGGAACCCCTTGCACTTGTGTCCTTCCACCCCCCGGGATCAGCCCCAgaggctgctcctgcccctctcGGGGATCCCAGGGAGGCTTCTGGGCAGCAGGGGTCCTCTAAACCCCAGGGCAGATGGGGTGAGGCAGGGACACAGCTCAGCCCGACCCAGCCGCTGCCTGGGACTCGCCCTGTGTGCTGCCCGGCTCCCAGGCCGTTCCCAGGTGCCCAGGGCTGCCCCTTGGCCAGGGTGGACCCAGGGCTCAAACACCTTCCTTGGGCAGCAGGACGGAGGGGCTGCGGATCGGGGTGAGGGGCAGTGGCTGAGCTGAGGGGGgcgggctgggatagcagggggctgcaggtctggACTGAGAGCCACTGGCAGagtggaggagtggggggagccCGGTGGGGGCAGCAGTCTGAGtggactctctctccccccccccccatctctctggCCCAAAAGTGTCCCCCAGTCTCCCGTGCCCGGGCTCTCTGAGCTGGAGCAGGGCTCTGAGCG
The DNA window shown above is from Caretta caretta isolate rCarCar2 chromosome 20, rCarCar1.hap1, whole genome shotgun sequence and carries:
- the S1PR5 gene encoding sphingosine 1-phosphate receptor 5 isoform X1, with translation MAGLPWAAEDALHPSGPPPLSRTASAAPPVASRAWRAPAAGEPEWAGPRHVALTGATGMELITAESPARLVRLYREYHNNELISLHYNYTGKLQASSKYKGGLKADAVAFLAICALIVLENLVVLLAIWRNKKFHSPMFYLLGNLTLSDLLAGLAYTANIAMSGANTLQLTPLLWFLREGGVFITLAASVFSLLAIAIERHITMSRMRLYHSDKKGRMFLLVGATWATSVLLGVLPIMGWNCLDSLADCSTVLPLFSKSYILFCITVFLAILVSITVLYARVFRMVKGHSPRLGSLRKGMLKRSQKYMALLKTVTIVVGTFVACWLPLFLLLLLDVWCKAQACGVLYKADYFLGLAMINSLLNPIIYTLTSKDMRRAILKLLCCLLVGPAEDGPAQRFGIPILECSTSKSERSSHRPEGLETSLSTGNGTPTPVKVLVPSAGD
- the S1PR5 gene encoding sphingosine 1-phosphate receptor 5 isoform X2, giving the protein MELITAESPARLVRLYREYHNNELISLHYNYTGKLQASSKYKGGLKADAVAFLAICALIVLENLVVLLAIWRNKKFHSPMFYLLGNLTLSDLLAGLAYTANIAMSGANTLQLTPLLWFLREGGVFITLAASVFSLLAIAIERHITMSRMRLYHSDKKGRMFLLVGATWATSVLLGVLPIMGWNCLDSLADCSTVLPLFSKSYILFCITVFLAILVSITVLYARVFRMVKGHSPRLGSLRKGMLKRSQKYMALLKTVTIVVGTFVACWLPLFLLLLLDVWCKAQACGVLYKADYFLGLAMINSLLNPIIYTLTSKDMRRAILKLLCCLLVGPAEDGPAQRFGIPILECSTSKSERSSHRPEGLETSLSTGNGTPTPVKVLVPSAGD